The DNA sequence GACAACGGCCGCATCCGCTACAAGCGGACGTGCGAGGTGTGCGGCGAGGTGGTGGAGTACCGCGACATCGCCAAGGCCTTCGAATCCGACGACGGTCAGATGGTGGTCATCACCGACGAGGACATCGCCACCCTGCCGGAGGAGCGCAGCCGCGAGATCGAGGTGCTGGAATTCGTCCCGGCCAGCGATCTCGACCCGCTGATGTACGACCGCAGCTACTTCCTCGAGCCGGACGGCAAGTCGTCGAAATCCTATGTACTGCTTGCAAAGACGCTGTCCGAGACGGACCGGGTCGCGATCGTGCATTTCGCACTGCGCAACAAGACGCGGCTGGCCGCCCTGCGCGTCAAGGACTTCAGCAAGCGTGACGTGATGATGATCCACACGCTGCTGTGGCCCGACGAGATCCGCGACCCCGATTTCCCGGTGCTGGACAAGGAAGTCGAGATCAAACCCGCCGAGTTGAAGATGGCCGGACAGGTCGTCGAGTCGATGACCGACGACTTCAACCCGGACCGCTACCACGACGACTACCAGGACCAGCTGCGTGAACTGGTGGAGGCGAAGCTCGAAGGCGGCGAGGCGTTCGCGGTCGAGGAGCAGCCGACCGAACTCGACGAGACCGAGGACGTGTCGGACCTGCTGGCGAAGCTGGAGGCCAGCGTGAAGGCGCGCAAGGGGGGCGGGTCCGACTCCAAGAACGATGAGGACTCGAAGCCCGAAGACGAGGACGGTTCCGACGCCAAGGAGGATTCGGACTCCAAACCGGCCAAGAAGGCCCCGGCGAAGAAGGCCGCGGCGAAGAAAACCGCTGCCAAGAAAACCGCTGCCAAGAAAACCGCGGCGAAGAAGGCACCCGCCAAAAAGGCCGCGGCGAAGAAATCGTAGCTCAGGCCACGCGCACGTCCTCCGCGGCAGCCTGCCGGCTGCGCTCCCACAGCCACGTCATCAGTGCCCACACGCCGATGACGATGGCCACTTCGACCAGCAGGTACAGCGGCCAGGGCCCCAGCGCGTCGAGCACCGAGGCAGTCGGCGGTTTCGCGTTGAGGTAGCCGTGGTTGGTGCCGAAGATCGTGTTGAACGCGAACGTGACGGCAAACCACGTCAAGGTCACGATCACCGCGAAGCGCAGGTCGCGCCATCGCAGGCGCGAGCGACCCGGGCACTCAAGGCGCCCACTCTGCGCGAGGCCGTCGATCGGCTCGCCGAACGGGCGCGGGCCGAGACGTGGAGCTACGAGGAGTTCTTGGCGGCATGCCTGCAGCGCGAAGTGTCCGCCCGCGATCCCACGGCGGTGAAGGCAGGATTCGGGCCGCTCGGTTTCCTTCCCGAAAGTCATTGGAAGAGTCGACTTCGACCACGCCCGCGGCCTCAAACGCGACACCATCGCCCACCTGGGGACCCTGGACTTCGTCACTGCCCGCGACAACGTGGTGTTCCTCGGCCCGCCAGGGACCGGCAAGACGCACTTGGCGACTGGCATCACGATACGGGCCTGTCAGGCCGGGCACCGTGTCCTGTTCGCCCCCGCGTCGCGATTGGTCGACCGTCTCGCCGCGGCCCACCACGGCGGCACCCTGCAAGCCGAACTCATCCGCTTAACCCGCTACCCGCTGCTGGTCGTCGGCGAAGTCGGCTACATACCCTTCGAACCCGAAGCGGCCAACCTGTTCTTCCAGCTGGTGTCATCTCGTTACGAACGAGCCAGCCTCATCGTCACCTCCAACAAGCCCTTCGGCCGGTGGGGCGAAGTGTTCGGCGATGACGTCGTTGCCGCCGCCATGATCGACCGCCTTGTCCACCACGCCGAGGTCATCTCACTCAAAGGTGACAGCTACCGCATCAAAGACAGAGACCTCGGCCGCGTCCCCACCGTCACGAGGAGCAATGAACCCAGCTGATCAATATTCACTTGCCGACAACTGATCAGATTTCAGTTGCCGTTGACATAACTGGGTGATGTGAACGTATGGATCATCTCGCCGATACCATCGATGCGAGTACGGACGGTGTCCCCGGGCTGCAGGTAGCGTGCGGGCGTACGGCCCATTCCAACCCCTGCGGGTGTGCCCGTGAAGATCAGATCGCCCGGATGAAGCGTACAGACCGCCGATATTCGTTCGACGAGCTGCGGCACCGGTATGAGCATCTGGTCGGTAGTACCGTCTTGAACCAATTCGTCATTGATCCAGCACCGGAGCCGCAACGCCTCGGTTTGCATTGCCTCGATCTCATCGACTGTGACCAGCGCCGGGCCCGTCGGTCCGTACCCCGGGAAGCTCTTGCCTAGAGAGAATTGCGGACATTCGCCGCTCATCTGCACATCTCGGTCGCTGTAATCCTGCCCCACGGTCACGCCCGCCACGTGACTCCAGGCATCCCGCGCGTGCACCCTGGTCGCTTCGCGTGCGATCACCACCACCAGTTCGACCTCCCAGTCCACCGACGGGCCACTGAGATCCACGCTTCCGGTCGGTCCGGTGAGCGACGCGGCGAACTTGGTGAACAATGCAGGAACGTCTGGACCCGCGGACATGCCGGTTTCGGCGGCATGCTCGGCGTAATTGAGCCCGATCGCGAAGACTTGGCGCGGCCGCGGGACTGGCGCACCGAGTTCGTCCACGCGGTACTGCGTTGCGTGGTCACCGTTTTGCCTTCCGGCCCAGGCCAGGAATTGCGCCCACTGCGGGTAGAGGCTCATCGGATCGGGTCCGAACTCGCCTTGGCTGGCCTCGGCGATGTCGAGGGCACCGGTGCCGAAAAGTAGTTGTGCCCGGCCGTTCAGATTTGCGATACGCACATGTTCTCCTGGAGAAAGGTCACTACGGGATCCACCACTTCTGCTGTGGCGAACCGCGGGTCGGCATGGTCGGCACCCGCGACGACGTTCAGCACCGACACCCTGCCGGCGTCTGTCACCGCCCGGTGCAACGCGATGCTGTGTTGCAGGCCGCAGCGTTGATCGGCGTCGCCGTGACTGAGGTGCATCGGCGGGATGCGGCCGGCCGTGCCGACTGCGGGTGCGATCGCAGCCTCGGCAAGGCTTTCATCGTCGACGTCACCGAAGAAAGTCCTGACGGCTGCGAGACCCGTCGGATCCGTGAGTGGATAGTGCAGGACGAGTGCCGACAGGCCCGCAGTCTCGTGCAGTGCTGCCCGGGCCATCAGATACCCGCCTGCCGAACTTCCCCAACCGGCGATCCGGTCCATGTCCAGGCCGTAGGATCCGGCGTTCGCACGTACCCAGGCGATCGCCGCGAGCACATCATCGATCGGATCCGGATAACGGGCTTCACCGCTGAGCCGGTAATCGATGGAAGCGACGGCGAACCCTTTGGCGGGCAGGCTCGCCCACGGACCCATCTCTTTCACTCCGCCGACGAATCCGCCGCCGTGGGCATATACGATAACGGGTGCTCTGCGACCCGGCACCGGCACTGGCACATGCAGATCCAAGGTCAGCGGACGCCAGCCAGGCAGTACCGCGTACCGCAGATTGAGGTAGGACACCGCGTCGTCGACGACCCGGACCGGTCTGGGACTGAACAGGCGCGGGTCGGCGAGATCATGGGGCCGCACGGTCACGGCACCAGCACCGCGCGGCCCCGCACCCGCTCGTTCGCGAGGTCGTCGAACGCCTGTGCCGCCGCGTCGAGGGGGTAACGTTGGCAATGCAGTGCGATCCTGCCGGTATGCGCGAGCTCCATCAACTCGACCAGCTCGCGATGACTCCCCACACTGTTGCCGACAACATTGCGTTGTCCCAGAACGAAATCTGCTGTAGCAGCCCGTAACTCTCCGCCGTACCCGATGACGTAAAGCGATCCGCCGTTGGCGGTCATCGACCAGGCGTCCTGTTCGGCTCCACCCTCCGCGACGAAATCGAACACGACGTCTGCGCCGCGCCCGTGGGTGATCTCGGCGATGTGATCGAGGTGCGAGCCATCCGCCAGCACGATGTGGTCGGCACCGGAGCTGCTGCCCAGCTCCAACGCGGCCGGATTGGTGTCCACCGCAACGATAGTGGTCGCAGTCAGCGCGGCGAGCGCCTGGATACCGATGTGCCCAAGTCCGCCGATTCCCTGCACAACTGCGGTAGTTCCCGGCGGCAACAACGGAATGGCCTTGCGCACCGCGTGATACGCCGTCAGACCGGCGTCGGCCAGAGCCGCGACATCGGCCGGCTCAGTGCCGGGATGCAGCTTGACGCAAGCTCTTGCGCTGGTGCGCAGGTATTCGGCCATCCCGCCGTCATGATTGGAAACACCTGGGAAGTAGGCGTCGTCACACAGCATGTCCTCACCGCAACGACATGGGAAGCACAACCCGCAGGATGGTTGGGGGTGGACTATGACTGCGTCCCCGACCGCCACGTTGGTGACGCCGGCACCCACCTCCACTATCCAGCCCGCGTTCTCGTGGCCGAGGGTGTACGGAAGAGTCGGATCCATGACCTGATCCCACTGACCCTCGATGATGTGAAGGTCGGTCCGGCATACCCCCGCGCCGCCAATCTGGACGATGACATCGAGCGCGCCTCTCAACACCGGCTCGGGAACTTCCTCGACTGTCGGCGGCTTGTGGTAGTCGTACAGCCGAACGGCTTTCATCAGCATTTCTCCTTCGAATGTGTGTGGGTCATGGGGCCGGCACGGGCTGCGAAAACACCGCATCCTTCCGGGCGCGCCTCACCATGAGCAGCACCGCGAGTGCGGCCGCAATCATCGGCCAGGCGAGCAGGCGGAACAGCGACTCGGGTGACCACGCGTTGTCCAGCAAAACCCCGGCCAGGATCGGTGCGGCCAGCGCACCGAGGCGGCCGACGCCCATCGCCCAACCCATGCCGGTGGCACGCACCGGCGGCGAGTACAACTCCGGGCCGATCGAGTGCAGACCAGCTGCACAGGCGTTGACGAACAACCCGATGGCGATCGCGACAAGCAGCGCCGCGGTCAGTGACCCCATCGCGAATGTCATGGCCAGGAAGGCCAGCCCGCAACATGCGAATGCCCACATGGTCAGCCGTTTCCGCGATGCACGCAGGGTCAGCACACCGAACAGCAGCGTCCCGGCAAGCCCGCCGAGGTTCAGCAGCACACCTGCGCTCAGGCCTTGATCCCCAGAAAAGCCGCTCTGCTCCAGAAGCCGCGGCGTCCAACTCGCCGCAAAGTAAAACCCGCCCATCAGGACGAAATACGAGAACCACAGCAACACAGTGGGTGCCCCATGGTTGCGGTCAAGGATGGACCTGACCGCGCGCCGTGGCGTGCGGGACGCCTTGTCGCCTCCCCTGGACTCCGGCATCGCGACGACAACGACCGACGCCAGGATCAACGTCAGCACGGCCCCGACCACGAACGGCGCCCGCCACCCGTATCCGGTGATCAACAGGGCAGCGACGGCACCGCCGACTATCCCGCCCGCCGGGAGGCCCGCGGCGTACAGCGCCATCATGGGACCCCGCCACCGCTTCGGCGTCAGCTCGGTGATGATCACCGGAAGACTGGCCACCGTCGCGCCGACACCCAGACCGGTGAGCACCCGGCCGGATCCGAGCGTGACAGCGTCGGTGGACAGCGCCGAAACGACCATCCCCAGCCCACACAACACGAGAGCGCCGGCCGTTACCGGCCGCCTGCCGATGCGGTCGGCAAGTGGTGCGATGAGGACGGAGCCCACTGCCATCCCCAGCAGGCCGCTGCTCAGCAACAGACCCACCGCAGACTCACTGAGTGCCCATTCGCCAGCCACGCCCGAGGCGGCGAACGCCATCACCAGGACATCGAATCCTTCGACCACGTTGATCAGCAGACAAAGTCCGACAACGGCGGCATTGCGTACCGTCAGCTGGGTGGATCGTTGCGTCGACATGTCATCGATCCCGGTACGCCGTGGCGTCGATCTCCACCCGCAGGTCCGGGCGCACCAGTCCCTGCACGATCAACAGGGTGTTGGGCGGATACTCACCGTCGGCGTAGTGAGCGGCGAAGAATGCCTTGCGGGCAGCGTAGAATTCGGCCACGTCATCGGCAGACACCAGGTAGGTGACGAACCGCACCACCCTGCGCAGCGAACTTCCCTGCGAAATAAGAGCTTTGGTGATGTTCTCATACGCCTGGTAAGTCTGGCTCGTGACATCGGGACCCGCAACCGAGTTGTCCTTGCGCAGTCCGCATTGGCCCGCCACGAAAACAAGGTTG is a window from the Mycolicibacterium litorale genome containing:
- a CDS encoding RidA family protein; this translates as MTILPSYHNPPELAEPLSTYTHVAQAGNLVFVAGQCGLRKDNSVAGPDVTSQTYQAYENITKALISQGSSLRRVVRFVTYLVSADDVAEFYAARKAFFAAHYADGEYPPNTLLIVQGLVRPDLRVEIDATAYRDR
- a CDS encoding alpha/beta hydrolase, whose product is MTVRPHDLADPRLFSPRPVRVVDDAVSYLNLRYAVLPGWRPLTLDLHVPVPVPGRRAPVIVYAHGGGFVGGVKEMGPWASLPAKGFAVASIDYRLSGEARYPDPIDDVLAAIAWVRANAGSYGLDMDRIAGWGSSAGGYLMARAALHETAGLSALVLHYPLTDPTGLAAVRTFFGDVDDESLAEAAIAPAVGTAGRIPPMHLSHGDADQRCGLQHSIALHRAVTDAGRVSVLNVVAGADHADPRFATAEVVDPVVTFLQENMCVSQI
- a CDS encoding fumarylacetoacetate hydrolase family protein codes for the protein MRIANLNGRAQLLFGTGALDIAEASQGEFGPDPMSLYPQWAQFLAWAGRQNGDHATQYRVDELGAPVPRPRQVFAIGLNYAEHAAETGMSAGPDVPALFTKFAASLTGPTGSVDLSGPSVDWEVELVVVIAREATRVHARDAWSHVAGVTVGQDYSDRDVQMSGECPQFSLGKSFPGYGPTGPALVTVDEIEAMQTEALRLRCWINDELVQDGTTDQMLIPVPQLVERISAVCTLHPGDLIFTGTPAGVGMGRTPARYLQPGDTVRTRIDGIGEMIHTFTSPSYVNGN
- a CDS encoding MFS transporter, with amino-acid sequence MAFAASGVAGEWALSESAVGLLLSSGLLGMAVGSVLIAPLADRIGRRPVTAGALVLCGLGMVVSALSTDAVTLGSGRVLTGLGVGATVASLPVIITELTPKRWRGPMMALYAAGLPAGGIVGGAVAALLITGYGWRAPFVVGAVLTLILASVVVVAMPESRGGDKASRTPRRAVRSILDRNHGAPTVLLWFSYFVLMGGFYFAASWTPRLLEQSGFSGDQGLSAGVLLNLGGLAGTLLFGVLTLRASRKRLTMWAFACCGLAFLAMTFAMGSLTAALLVAIAIGLFVNACAAGLHSIGPELYSPPVRATGMGWAMGVGRLGALAAPILAGVLLDNAWSPESLFRLLAWPMIAAALAVLLMVRRARKDAVFSQPVPAP
- a CDS encoding Ku protein, with product MRSIWKGSIAFGLVNVPVKVYSATEDHDIKFHQVHAKDNGRIRYKRTCEVCGEVVEYRDIAKAFESDDGQMVVITDEDIATLPEERSREIEVLEFVPASDLDPLMYDRSYFLEPDGKSSKSYVLLAKTLSETDRVAIVHFALRNKTRLAALRVKDFSKRDVMMIHTLLWPDEIRDPDFPVLDKEVEIKPAELKMAGQVVESMTDDFNPDRYHDDYQDQLRELVEAKLEGGEAFAVEEQPTELDETEDVSDLLAKLEASVKARKGGGSDSKNDEDSKPEDEDGSDAKEDSDSKPAKKAPAKKAAAKKTAAKKTAAKKTAAKKAPAKKAAAKKS
- a CDS encoding NAD(P)-dependent alcohol dehydrogenase, whose amino-acid sequence is MKAVRLYDYHKPPTVEEVPEPVLRGALDVIVQIGGAGVCRTDLHIIEGQWDQVMDPTLPYTLGHENAGWIVEVGAGVTNVAVGDAVIVHPQPSCGLCFPCRCGEDMLCDDAYFPGVSNHDGGMAEYLRTSARACVKLHPGTEPADVAALADAGLTAYHAVRKAIPLLPPGTTAVVQGIGGLGHIGIQALAALTATTIVAVDTNPAALELGSSSGADHIVLADGSHLDHIAEITHGRGADVVFDFVAEGGAEQDAWSMTANGGSLYVIGYGGELRAATADFVLGQRNVVGNSVGSHRELVELMELAHTGRIALHCQRYPLDAAAQAFDDLANERVRGRAVLVP